CTTACGTTTTTGCACTTGCTTCCAGGAATAGCAATCCTGCAGAGAAAAGCATAGACATCAGTGAATCGAGAGCGATTCCACAGGCTGGTCTGAATCATTGTGACTGATGGTTTCCTGCTGAAACTGCAGCCTATCAAATCATACTTTTCACTATATATTTTATGGACAAGTTCTGTTCTGAATTAGTAACAGTCAAGACTGCCATGGACCATCTCACCATTCTCCTCAGCAAACTGTTTGGCCTCTTCATACGTCACATCTCGCTGAGCTTCCAGGTCTGCTTTGTTGCCTATGAGAATGATCACCTGCAAAAACAGTCAGTTTGTGACTCAgtaaaagcaacaacaaaacaaccaagAAATCAAACACGGcaaaataatagaaaaacaaaaataaaaatttcaaaAGTCACACTGTCAGGTATAAAGTGGCACTCACAGTATTGGGGTTTGTGAGGTTCCTTGCATCAGTCAGCCAGCTGCTAAGGTGGTTGTATGTGCTTCTCCTTGCATGGAaacaatgggggggggggggagagagagagagagagagagagagtcagagtcatCGTGACTGAACTCATTTAGACAAAGCACACTAGCAGTGCAGCAGACAGATGGCACATTAGACTTCCAGCTGAACCATCACGGCATTGTCCTGACACTCATGTCTGCTTTAGCAAATCTTTGGTGAAGCGTAACAAATTAATGCACATACTACACCCACTATTCACTGACCATATCCTGCAACATGTTctaatacaaaatatttattgtacaGAACAATAAATATGACTGGCtgttttatataacataaaAGATTGTTACGATgagttaggttgggtggtgtgaacCGTGCCCTCCCACCAAAGTAAAATGAAACCTTTATGTTCAGAGCTGTATTACAGAGCATTTCTGGGACTGTTCTCAGAATCCATCCCTCTTCAGGGACGGGTGGGTTGTTGTGCTGACTTGGCAGACAGTTGATAAAATTTCTCCATTCTGAGGGAACTGGGAGAAAATGAGAGGCAGGAACAGGGAATACTACCAGGTGTAACATTTTTTCCAGGAGTCCCTATCAGGAGTATTAATTTGCTCTCttaaaggggggaaaaaaaaccaaaaccctgAAGTAAAATCTTGCTCTTAGTACAGGTGATGCAATGAAAACCTCCCATCATTTTTCTTAGGTTCTGCTCCCAACAAACTGGGTAACCAGTGTTCTACAGCGCTTTCCCAGCTGGGGCTAACGGAATGGAGGAGCAGGGTGACTGGAGAGTGGGAGGCGTACCTAGTGATGTCGTACACCATGAGGGCGCCGGCAGCACCCCTGTAGTAGCTGCGTGTGACCGCCCTGAAGCGCTCCTGCCCCGCCGTGTCCCAGATCTGCAGCTTAATCTTCTGCCCGCTCACCTCGATTATTCGCGTCCCGAATTCCACGCCGATTGTATGGGGGCAGTCCGCCATGACTGAGGGGAGAGCAGGGCTTTATGGGATTTCTTGCACACAGAGACCCACGCAAAGAGAGTGTAGACAATACTGATACttaatcatttaattacatgatctcacacacacacacacacacacacacacacacacacacacacacacacacacacacacacacacacacaaaaaaaggtgaCTCTGGGCAAACTCAGGAACTCACAGTGCACATCAGTACTGCAGATAACATGGAGACTTAGATGTAGCTGCTTCTTAAAAATTTAGTACCTTTGTCATAAAGCACAGCACCACCAAGAAGTCATGCAATGCAATACAAAACCTAAAACTGCTGTCTTATTCACATTTCATACTGCcatgaataaataatacagGGTGAAAACACTGACCAAGCTGAAGAATTAAAATGACTACTTCTCTGAAGGCCTGCCAGTGGTCAAAATTAATGAAAGTGAACAGCTCATTTTAGGGCACACTCCTAGCCCCACAGCTAGGAGTGTCTTTCCAGCTGTAATTAACCTGTGTGTTTGAAGCTAATAACAGTAATTACACTAGTTCTCATTCACTCTGCAAATCAGCAGGGTACACCTGCTAAGGCACACGGAGATGACACCCATGCGAACAAACATGGGCGTAAACAGAGACAGGTCTGGGCCCTTTTTCATTCAAAATGGTGAGTATTTTTGTAGCCATAAAGATTCAGACATTTGCCAAAACGTTCCTGCCTGCTTtgacagaatgagaaagaaTCCTAATGAAAATGAAGAGATATTCCTCCCTGCTTCTGccaaatgtgttaaaatgcaCGAGCAGCTGGGGTTACCACTTAACACACTGATGCTGAATTTCTATGCTCTATCTTTTCCGCTGTTGTGccctgcaaccccccccccccccttttttttttcttcttcagtgtgcacatgagcaaaggggaaTCTTCAAAcctggagagacacacactcacacacacactcctcccatTTGTTTTGCGCTCTCAATGGGCCGCTTGTGCAGTGCGATGCAGGACGTGCCCTCTGTGAATGTGAGCGCCACATCTGCAGTTCCGCTTGCCTATTTAAGGGACCAGATCTTCCACTGAAATATAGCAGTACTGCAGAGCAGACACGCGAGCTCCAGCACTCCTCCACATAAGCAATCATGCACTATTCACTGTTAAGAGCCCCTTCCATGgcccaaaatgaaaaattaacttAAAAATACCACCCTCACTTGCCTTACACATAATTCTTAATGGGAACATGCTGCATTCAAGGTGGGATTCAAATTGGATGAGGTGAGTGCCGTACTTACATTTCTTTTCTGTAAACTGGTGAAGCAAGCATGACTTTCCTACCCCCATGTCCCCTGAGAAAAGTGCAGGAAGATGTTAAAGTCCACACAGAACTGAAATGCCAATGTGTTACACAGTAGAGACCCCCATCTAGTACCAACAATAAGAGAGCCCTCCATGATCAGCGGTACATTCATGAGGGGAGGAAAAACGGTTGCACAGTCAtcagaacagaaacaaacagaaaacagacttAGCAGAGAGCGTGTAGTAGTGTACGCATGTAGTAGTATGACCTACAGATGTGGCTCTGTCTGACCCACAGATTACCTTCACACCCATTTTTACTTACCAATGATGATGTACTTAAAAATATAGGAGTAGTTGTACGGTGCTGTGGCCATTGTGgctctgaaaaaaaagagagaaagagctaaACAGGAGTGAAAAAGAGTGCCAGACCACCGTACTGCATCTTGGTTACTAAGGCTGACAAAGTTTTGCATTCTGCAATGGACTCATTTTAGTGTTGAGCTGTACGTCACCCTGGCAGGTTCATAAACCAGCAACAGCCTCTGGGCATCTAAAACAAACAGTCTTTACCTCTTTTTACAGGTAAAGAGGTATAGCTTTCAAACATCTTGgcaccaaccacacacaaatatttcaacTGACATAATTCAGTTAAATGGTTCCATCCTGAAATATCCCATACAACTTACAAACTGTAACTTCCAATGAACCATAAATAAGAATGTTTTTGATCCACTGTTAATTCTTTTTAGCTGTATTATTGCATAACTTTATACAGCTACTTTCTGTACTagactgaaatattttattactacATTTAAATCAAATTACATCTTGGAACCTCAAGGAAGAATTAAATTAACTCAGTCAACTGATGCCATGCCTAAGAGGTTTTATCCTCAAGGGAAGTCACTGCTGAAATGGATAACTAAATAATGAATCAGAGCCACAAACAATGGCAGAGAGCTGCTGCCTTGTCATGCATGAGTTTAGGACAGGCTGAAAAATATAAGAATCACTAATCCAATTCTGTTATGCAAAGAAACAGACTACACAGGCTATAATAAGATGAGACAACAACCAGACTGCCAAAGAGTAGATGACTGAGCTATGCCCTGAGAGCTTCAGTTCTAACAGTAATGTGAGCTGTAAACAGTCAAgcttaaaaagaaaagaagaatgGGACCCTTATATTAACGGGTCCTTTTTGTGGGACTAAATAGGAAGCATATTAGTTCAACTGGCCACATTATATAATAATCCACAgtcacacaagcacagaaaatAAGTCTTAATACCAAGTGGCCTAAATACTATCTTGACAG
This is a stretch of genomic DNA from Electrophorus electricus isolate fEleEle1 chromosome 6, fEleEle1.pri, whole genome shotgun sequence. It encodes these proteins:
- the rab14l gene encoding RAB14, member RAS oncogene family, like, translating into MATAPYNYSYIFKYIIIGDMGVGKSCLLHQFTEKKFMADCPHTIGVEFGTRIIEVSGQKIKLQIWDTAGQERFRAVTRSYYRGAAGALMVYDITRRSTYNHLSSWLTDARNLTNPNTVIILIGNKADLEAQRDVTYEEAKQFAEENGLLFLEASAKTGENVEDAFLEAAKKIYQNIQDGSLDLNAAESGVQHKPTAPQGGRLTSEPQPQREGCGC